In the Leptospira fletcheri genome, AAGACTGCGCCCTTAAAAAGAGGCATTCGACCTTACCAAGAGGAAGAAGACGACGGAATCGATTCCGTTTGGGCGCCTGATAGTACGGAATACGATCCGGAAGATCGGGTTTCCCTTTCCCTTTTTAGAATTCTCCTTTCCCAAACCGAATTGGATTCCGAAGAAATCGGAACTTCCTATCTTTTATCCCCCCTCCTGCTCAATCTACCTCCTCCCATTTCCACCTAACTTGCTTTAGACGATGATCCGTCCGCTGCCTAAAAAGCAAGAGCGGACGAAAAAGGAGTGAAAATTGCATTTATCCGAATGCGTCTTCATGACGCGCGCTCGTACTGGCCTTCTTATCTTTTCTTTTACCGTTTGCTTAACGCTTCCGATCTCGGGCGGGTTCGCAGACGCGAGACTCACATACACAAGCGTCGAAAAGATCACGACGCCGAAACGAAATTTGCATCTTCGGGAGGCGGAGGAGATGTTTTTAAAGAATAACCTGGCTCTTTTGTCCTCGAAATTCGAAATCGAATCCAAAAAAGGAGAAATCCTCCAAGCCGGTCTTTGGGACAATCCTACTCTTTCTTTGGACCAGAACGTATACAACAAGATCACGAAAAAATATTTTGATACCACAAAGAACGGGGAAACCTCCTTTCAATTGCAACAGCTCTTTGTTCTGGCCGGAAAACGGGACAAGAGAATTCGTTTGGCCCAATGGAACCGGGAAATCGCAGAACAGACGTTTTACGACACTTTACGCGGACTGAAATTGGAACTGAGAACATCCTTTTTCCAATTGTATTACGCGCGGAAATCCTTGGACTTTTTCGACGAAAGCGTTTCTTCTCTCAAAAAAACCGTTTCCTCCGCGGAGATCGTTCACTCGAATCGGAACATCCTTCTCTCCGAATTACTCCGATTGAAATCCATCCTATTCCGGCTGGAAACGGACCGTTTGGAAGTGGCGAAAATCGTACGCGAAAAGGAAGCCGTCCTAAAAGTTCTGTTAAACGAACCTTCGATTGGAGAACGGGAAATCCTTCCGGAATTTCTGGCAAACGAAGAATCCGACCGGTCCGTATCCGTTTTGGAGACGGAGGATCTTCTGAAATTAGCCCTAGAATCTAGACCGGATCTAAGAAGCTTGGAATTGGCGATCAAGGCGGAACAAACAAACCTTTCCCTCCAAAAAGCGATGAGAATTCCGGATGTGGCTCTAGGCGGAAGTTACGATCGGGCGGGGAACTATATTCAGGATTACTACGGTGTTACAGTCTCCGTTTCTCTTCCGGTATTCGATCGGAACCAAGGAAATATCAGATCTTCGGAAATGAGTCTGAGTGCGAAGAAAGCCTCCTATGAAGAGCAGATTCTGAGGATATCCGCAGAAGTGCGAGCCGCGCTGGGAACGGCAAAGGATAAGGAGGAGCTCGCCCGAAAGTACGGCACTCCGTTTACCGAGGACTACCGCAAATTGGCGAGCTTGATGGTGGAGAATTACAAAAAGAGATATATGACAATATTAGAATTTTCCGATTTTTTCGAGGCCTATAACGACAGCATGCTCAAAATGATCCGGCTCCAATCGGAACGAGTGGAAACCATGGAAACTCTCAATTATGCGATCGGAAAAACCGTCGCGGAGATCGGAAGATGAATTCTTCATTCGAAAAAATCAAGGAAAGAATTTCCGGCAGGGGCGCAAAAGCGATTTTGGCATTTTCCTTTCTCGCATTGTCCATTCTTATCTATCTTATCATAGGAACGAAAACATCGCCGATTCAAAAATCGGAATCTTTCCGGAATCCTGAAGTCTTCGGGCAAGGGAATCTCGTTTCTTTTCCCTCCGGTTCCGGAGGACTTTCCCGTTTCTCGTATTGGACGGTAGGCGTAGGAGATGCGGACTTTGCGGTGTTTGCTCCGGCAAAAGTGATCGCGAGCATCAAGACTTCAGTGCATTCGGGCGAAAAAATCATTCTCTTCGATTCGGCAGACACGACTCAGACTTATGCGGAATACAGGAGAAGTAGAGCCGTGGCTCTAAAAGCCTTCAAAGACTTGCAAAGAATCCGGGACATGTACGCAAACCAAGCTGCCACAGGAAGGGACGTGGCGGAGGCGGAATCCAATCTGGCGGTGGCCAAAGCGGAAAGTGCGGAAACGGAATCCAAATTAAGGACCATCGGTTTCAATCCCAAGGAATTGGACGCGGTAAAAGGACCTTCTCTTTGGTTGATCTGCGACGTTCCCGAATCCCAACTGAACGACGTGCAAAAGGGAGAAGAAGTTCTGATCCGGTTTTCCTCTTTTCCCGGAAAGGACTTCAAAGGTAGAGCGGAAGCGATCGGGGACGTGGTGGATCCGGCGCTTAGAACCGTAAAAGTTCGGGTGAGCCTTCGAAATCCCAAAGAGAAGAT is a window encoding:
- a CDS encoding TolC family protein, which codes for MTRARTGLLIFSFTVCLTLPISGGFADARLTYTSVEKITTPKRNLHLREAEEMFLKNNLALLSSKFEIESKKGEILQAGLWDNPTLSLDQNVYNKITKKYFDTTKNGETSFQLQQLFVLAGKRDKRIRLAQWNREIAEQTFYDTLRGLKLELRTSFFQLYYARKSLDFFDESVSSLKKTVSSAEIVHSNRNILLSELLRLKSILFRLETDRLEVAKIVREKEAVLKVLLNEPSIGEREILPEFLANEESDRSVSVLETEDLLKLALESRPDLRSLELAIKAEQTNLSLQKAMRIPDVALGGSYDRAGNYIQDYYGVTVSVSLPVFDRNQGNIRSSEMSLSAKKASYEEQILRISAEVRAALGTAKDKEELARKYGTPFTEDYRKLASLMVENYKKRYMTILEFSDFFEAYNDSMLKMIRLQSERVETMETLNYAIGKTVAEIGR
- a CDS encoding efflux RND transporter periplasmic adaptor subunit; its protein translation is MNSSFEKIKERISGRGAKAILAFSFLALSILIYLIIGTKTSPIQKSESFRNPEVFGQGNLVSFPSGSGGLSRFSYWTVGVGDADFAVFAPAKVIASIKTSVHSGEKIILFDSADTTQTYAEYRRSRAVALKAFKDLQRIRDMYANQAATGRDVAEAESNLAVAKAESAETESKLRTIGFNPKELDAVKGPSLWLICDVPESQLNDVQKGEEVLIRFSSFPGKDFKGRAEAIGDVVDPALRTVKVRVSLRNPKEKILPGMYARVDFGDPRTSVIVVPNLSIVTVDEKNYVFIKESPGVFRRRRVELGTSGDSKTIVTNGLSEREEIVMEGAILLKSLSFGF